The Methanocalculus natronophilus genome window below encodes:
- a CDS encoding mRNA surveillance protein pelota yields the protein MKATFSDLKRNNGEIKLLPESIDDLWHLSHMIEPGNLVFATTLRSVEQSTDRIRPDKAEKRPVRIGLLVEKVEFVPDATRLRISGIIREGPDQGFHHSLNVETGYDISIIRRWRRTDLDRIDRAVKSSLYDVIHIVALEEGEAEICRIRQYGPERVTTMTRGSGKTRGENSRQTLFLDLMQFLSQVTGPVVIAGPGFIKEEFGSYVKAQSPDLFKRMAIVETRRSGYGAIQQAIGDGVLDRVALDLQLAQEVRAADEVFKRIARDDPVAYGIGEVSRAVSFGAAEELIVADTSIRNPDVSAVMEEAEQMNVQMLILSTEFEPGKRIEGLGGIAALLRYAIG from the coding sequence ATGAAAGCAACATTCTCAGATCTAAAGCGAAATAATGGTGAAATCAAGCTGCTGCCGGAGTCAATTGACGATCTCTGGCATCTCTCCCACATGATAGAACCAGGCAATCTGGTCTTTGCCACCACCCTCAGGTCAGTTGAACAGTCGACTGACCGGATCAGGCCCGATAAAGCCGAGAAGAGACCGGTCAGGATCGGTCTGCTGGTAGAGAAGGTGGAGTTTGTACCGGATGCAACGAGGCTCCGTATCTCCGGTATCATCCGTGAAGGGCCGGATCAGGGGTTTCATCATTCACTGAATGTCGAGACTGGCTATGATATATCCATCATCCGACGGTGGAGACGGACTGATCTTGACCGGATAGACCGGGCGGTGAAGTCCTCGCTCTACGATGTCATCCATATTGTTGCCCTTGAAGAGGGAGAAGCTGAGATCTGCAGGATCCGGCAGTATGGCCCGGAACGGGTCACGACCATGACCCGGGGAAGTGGAAAGACCAGGGGAGAAAATTCCCGCCAGACGCTCTTTCTGGACCTGATGCAGTTCTTATCCCAGGTGACCGGCCCGGTTGTCATTGCCGGACCCGGGTTCATCAAGGAGGAGTTTGGCAGTTATGTGAAGGCGCAATCACCTGATCTCTTCAAAAGAATGGCCATTGTTGAGACCAGGCGGAGCGGGTATGGTGCAATCCAGCAGGCAATTGGTGATGGTGTTCTTGATCGTGTGGCCCTGGATCTCCAGCTGGCACAGGAGGTCAGGGCAGCAGACGAGGTCTTCAAACGGATTGCACGTGATGATCCGGTTGCCTATGGTATCGGGGAGGTGAGCAGAGCTGTCTCATTTGGAGCTGCCGAGGAGCTGATTGTTGCAGACACCTCAATTCGCAACCCTGATGTCTCTGCTGTTATGGAAGAAGCAGAACAGATGAATGTGCAGATGCTCATCCTTTCAACAGAGTTTGAACCCGGTAAACGAATCGAAGGGCTCGGCGGTATTGCCGCACTGCTCAGGTATGCAATCGGGTAA
- the rqcH gene encoding ribosome rescue protein RqcH: MATHKGMSGLDLAALVAELQSLLPLWLGKIYEYDTTTFGFRLNGEDKSKHLFFVEAGRRAHRVEKLPPAPKNPSGYSMYLRKFLEGGKVLSISQKSIERVLILEIGKGGGTWHLIVELFDEGNIILTDEEYKIQNALKKRRFRERDIVPGELYDMSGADLSSLSCTQFAEIIRSTDRDLVRAAAVELMLGGAMAEEVCIRAGIEKEFPTRHLTSQMLTRLHEAYESVLADGRAGGGGVIDSAGCWPFSREGAPPHATYPTFSEALAAYYPLPVQDTVQKAKKETLSREERIRRQQEGAIKKFEAKIKEAERAAELIYERYTDVQQLISTLQAASQKMSWQEIAKVLKTADHPAAAMIVSVNPSDASVVIDLGMKVTIWIQKSVEGNVAVYYEQMKKFRSKREGAIRAMNRPAPEKKVKQAVRKRQKPKWYHRFRWFETSDGALVIGGRDADQNEELVRKYMEGGDTFVHADVHGGSVVILKGTTGHKDEVAQFAASYSNFWKAGYGSGDVYLARPDQVSKTPESGEYVARGAFVIRGERQYMRNVTLGVAIGVVTDPDLAVIGGPVAAVAKRAAYMVRLAPGTFEPNDIAKKVVRILRERLPAADAKAAKSVLSTEAVAAFVPAGGSDIIDES, encoded by the coding sequence ATGGCTACACACAAGGGGATGAGCGGGCTTGATCTTGCCGCACTTGTTGCGGAGCTGCAGAGTCTTCTCCCTCTCTGGCTTGGAAAGATCTATGAGTATGACACCACCACCTTTGGTTTCAGGCTCAATGGAGAAGATAAGTCCAAACACTTGTTTTTTGTCGAGGCAGGGAGGCGTGCCCACAGGGTAGAGAAACTTCCCCCCGCACCAAAAAACCCGTCAGGATACTCAATGTACCTCAGGAAGTTCCTTGAAGGAGGGAAAGTCCTCTCAATTTCCCAGAAGAGCATCGAACGGGTGCTGATACTTGAGATAGGAAAGGGAGGCGGAACCTGGCACCTGATAGTCGAGCTCTTTGATGAGGGGAATATCATCCTCACTGACGAAGAATACAAAATTCAGAATGCGCTGAAGAAAAGGCGGTTCAGAGAGCGGGATATTGTTCCGGGTGAACTCTATGACATGAGCGGAGCGGATCTGAGCAGTCTCTCATGCACGCAATTTGCTGAAATCATCCGCTCAACCGATCGGGATCTTGTCAGGGCAGCAGCAGTTGAACTGATGCTGGGTGGAGCAATGGCCGAAGAAGTCTGCATCCGTGCAGGGATTGAGAAGGAGTTCCCAACCAGGCACCTCACCAGCCAGATGCTAACACGCCTCCACGAGGCATATGAAAGCGTTCTTGCTGATGGAAGGGCAGGTGGGGGCGGCGTGATCGATTCTGCCGGATGCTGGCCCTTTTCGCGTGAGGGTGCACCACCGCATGCGACGTACCCAACCTTTTCTGAAGCTCTTGCAGCATACTATCCACTCCCAGTCCAGGATACGGTACAGAAAGCCAAAAAGGAGACGCTCTCACGGGAGGAGCGTATCCGGCGGCAGCAGGAGGGAGCGATCAAAAAGTTTGAGGCAAAGATCAAAGAAGCCGAGCGCGCTGCTGAGTTAATCTATGAACGGTATACAGATGTCCAGCAGCTGATCTCAACGCTTCAGGCAGCCTCACAGAAGATGTCGTGGCAGGAGATTGCAAAGGTGCTGAAGACTGCAGATCACCCTGCAGCAGCAATGATCGTCTCGGTAAACCCATCTGATGCATCAGTTGTCATCGATCTCGGCATGAAGGTGACGATCTGGATTCAAAAAAGTGTCGAAGGAAATGTGGCTGTCTACTATGAACAGATGAAAAAATTCAGGTCCAAGCGCGAAGGTGCAATCAGGGCCATGAACCGGCCTGCACCCGAAAAGAAGGTAAAGCAGGCGGTCAGAAAGAGGCAGAAGCCAAAATGGTACCACAGGTTTCGATGGTTTGAGACTTCCGACGGGGCACTCGTCATCGGCGGCCGTGACGCTGACCAGAATGAAGAGCTTGTCAGAAAGTACATGGAAGGTGGTGACACCTTTGTCCATGCGGATGTTCATGGAGGAAGTGTCGTCATCCTGAAAGGCACGACCGGGCATAAAGACGAGGTCGCCCAGTTTGCCGCCTCCTATTCAAACTTCTGGAAGGCAGGGTACGGCTCAGGCGATGTCTATCTTGCCCGTCCCGATCAGGTGAGCAAAACCCCCGAGTCGGGCGAGTATGTGGCACGGGGAGCGTTTGTGATCCGTGGTGAGCGGCAGTACATGCGGAATGTCACGCTCGGTGTTGCAATAGGAGTTGTGACAGATCCCGATCTCGCCGTGATCGGTGGCCCGGTAGCTGCTGTTGCAAAACGGGCAGCATATATGGTGAGACTTGCCCCGGGCACCTTTGAGCCCAATGATATTGCGAAAAAAGTTGTGAGAATACTCCGTGAAAGGCTCCCTGCAGCCGATGCAAAAGCCGCAAAAAGCGTCCTCTCAACAGAGGCTGTCGCTGCCTTTGTCCCGGCCGGCGGATCAGACATCATCGATGAGTCATGA
- a CDS encoding ribosome biogenesis/translation initiation ATPase RLI: protein MRIAVVHRDRCHSKRCGNECIIYCPRVRTGDETVIINEDGKAEISEELCVGCGICIKKCPFEAIDIITLPVELEFPTHRYGKNGFVLYGLPIPVEGKVSGILGANGIGKSTSVAILSGQLRPNLGAEGEEISESWDLILKQYAGTELFDYIKAVADKGLKVAVKPQYIDGIPKVFKGAVEDLLRKTDETGRLDQYIRELGLSSLLRKSIDTLSGGELQRVAFAACLSRDADFYFLDELTPFLDIYQRMATARLVRELARTRPIMIVEHDLAILDLLADTVHIAYGKPAVFGIITRPKGVRIGINQYLEGYLPEENVRFRDHQVVFETRSHMKTTEREVLLQIPSMKKSFPGFGLTIDGGDIRKGEVLGVVGANGIGKSTFAKLLAGVLEPDEGSTKMETPLKVAYKPQYIKAGSSATVEELLRSATRRFDTSYYQHEIIEPLFLAPILQSPADTLSGGELQRLAVALCLSQEADLYILDEPSAHLDVEQRMNTVTVLKRFAEGREAGVLVIDHDMYLIDMLSERMLVFEGEPGHSGSAYGPFGMQDGMNRFLQQLEITFRRDKTGRPRINKLGSFLDRDQKSRGEYYYAIPSEE from the coding sequence ATGCGTATTGCAGTTGTTCACCGGGATCGTTGCCACTCGAAGAGATGTGGGAACGAATGTATCATCTACTGTCCGCGCGTCAGGACAGGTGACGAGACCGTCATCATTAACGAAGATGGCAAGGCAGAGATATCAGAGGAACTCTGTGTCGGGTGCGGTATCTGTATAAAGAAGTGCCCGTTTGAGGCGATTGACATCATCACCCTCCCGGTTGAACTGGAGTTTCCGACGCACCGGTACGGGAAGAATGGTTTTGTGCTCTATGGCCTGCCGATCCCCGTTGAAGGGAAGGTTTCTGGAATTCTCGGGGCAAATGGTATCGGGAAGAGTACGTCTGTTGCGATTCTCTCAGGTCAGCTTCGCCCAAACCTCGGAGCAGAAGGTGAGGAGATCTCTGAATCGTGGGATCTGATCCTGAAGCAGTATGCCGGAACTGAGTTGTTTGACTATATCAAAGCGGTTGCAGACAAGGGATTGAAAGTCGCTGTGAAACCGCAGTATATTGACGGTATTCCAAAAGTCTTCAAAGGGGCTGTTGAGGATCTCCTGAGAAAGACTGACGAAACCGGCCGCCTGGATCAGTATATCAGGGAACTTGGCCTCTCTTCTCTCCTCAGAAAAAGTATCGATACACTCTCAGGTGGCGAGCTCCAGCGTGTCGCCTTTGCAGCCTGCCTCTCCCGGGACGCTGATTTTTACTTCCTTGATGAACTGACACCGTTTCTGGATATCTACCAGCGTATGGCAACCGCCCGTCTTGTGCGTGAACTTGCACGGACACGGCCGATCATGATCGTGGAGCACGATCTCGCCATCCTCGACCTCCTGGCAGATACCGTTCATATTGCCTATGGCAAACCGGCAGTCTTTGGGATCATCACCAGGCCAAAAGGTGTCAGGATAGGCATTAACCAGTACCTGGAGGGGTATCTGCCTGAAGAGAATGTCCGGTTCCGCGATCACCAGGTTGTTTTTGAGACGAGATCGCATATGAAGACGACCGAGCGTGAGGTTCTCCTTCAGATCCCGTCAATGAAGAAGAGTTTCCCGGGTTTTGGGCTCACAATTGACGGTGGGGATATCCGGAAAGGAGAAGTTCTCGGTGTTGTTGGTGCAAATGGTATCGGGAAATCCACGTTTGCGAAACTTCTCGCAGGTGTACTTGAGCCAGATGAAGGATCCACGAAGATGGAGACACCCCTCAAGGTTGCCTACAAGCCACAGTACATAAAAGCAGGTTCTTCTGCAACTGTGGAAGAGCTTCTCCGCTCGGCAACCAGGCGGTTTGATACCTCGTATTACCAGCACGAGATCATTGAACCCCTCTTCCTCGCTCCGATTCTTCAGTCACCAGCAGATACACTCTCCGGTGGTGAACTCCAGCGGCTTGCAGTCGCACTCTGCCTCTCGCAGGAAGCCGATCTCTATATCCTCGATGAACCAAGTGCTCACCTTGATGTTGAACAGCGGATGAATACCGTAACGGTTCTGAAACGGTTTGCTGAAGGACGTGAGGCGGGAGTGCTTGTCATAGATCATGATATGTACCTCATTGATATGCTCTCTGAGCGTATGCTTGTCTTTGAAGGAGAACCTGGCCATTCTGGTTCTGCATATGGACCCTTTGGGATGCAGGACGGGATGAACCGGTTCCTGCAACAGCTCGAAATCACCTTCAGACGGGATAAAACCGGACGGCCACGGATCAATAAACTGGGATCATTTCTTGACCGTGACCAGAAATCCCGTGGAGAATACTATTATGCCATTCCATCTGAAGAGTGA
- a CDS encoding chemotaxis protein CheD has product MDTQQPGNEPRAIVIGIGDYHVGAEPMTSIGLGSCIGLILHDSKLGIGAMAHIMLPESGGKKDRPGKYADTALEIMLRDLARKGSSPKNLQAKLVGGAQMFANFSGNLSIGDRNAEAVKAGLKSHGIPIKGEDIGGSKGRTVQYCPANGFMVKIRRADGDCSEI; this is encoded by the coding sequence ATGGATACACAACAGCCTGGTAATGAACCACGGGCAATTGTCATCGGTATAGGCGACTACCATGTAGGAGCTGAGCCAATGACCTCAATTGGTCTTGGATCCTGTATCGGGCTCATTCTCCATGACTCAAAGCTTGGGATAGGAGCAATGGCGCATATCATGCTTCCCGAAAGCGGAGGCAAAAAGGATCGCCCCGGAAAGTATGCCGATACCGCACTTGAGATTATGCTCAGGGATCTGGCAAGAAAAGGGAGCTCACCAAAGAATCTTCAGGCAAAGCTGGTCGGGGGTGCACAGATGTTTGCCAACTTCAGTGGAAACCTCTCTATCGGGGATCGAAATGCAGAGGCCGTGAAAGCCGGGTTAAAGTCCCATGGCATCCCGATCAAAGGTGAGGATATCGGCGGATCAAAAGGAAGAACAGTACAGTACTGTCCTGCAAACGGCTTTATGGTAAAGATACGCCGGGCAGATGGCGACTGTTCGGAAATCTGA
- a CDS encoding chemotaxis protein CheC codes for MDALGELGNIGASHAATTLSQMLMGQIEMTVPAVEIVDLADIYKHVSDETAALVIFQMQGEIDQAGYVIFMMPLSSSIRMTNTMLGMTDEDREINEMDESALNEIGNIMVSAFLDATAELLGIVMLPSPPVLVIDMGHAAIQQLLAEVAFDVNEVVFFHTTLVCDQYSINGDLLMLPEMNTLSKILEMMDKLLESHLT; via the coding sequence ATGGATGCCTTGGGCGAACTTGGAAACATAGGAGCATCCCATGCAGCAACGACACTCTCCCAGATGCTGATGGGCCAGATTGAGATGACCGTTCCTGCGGTTGAGATCGTCGATCTTGCCGATATCTACAAGCACGTATCTGATGAGACAGCTGCGCTTGTCATCTTCCAGATGCAGGGAGAGATTGATCAGGCAGGATATGTCATATTCATGATGCCGCTATCATCCTCCATCAGGATGACCAATACGATGCTAGGGATGACGGATGAGGATCGTGAGATCAACGAGATGGACGAGAGTGCTTTAAATGAGATCGGAAACATCATGGTCTCGGCATTTCTGGATGCCACTGCAGAACTCCTCGGTATCGTCATGCTCCCCTCACCCCCGGTTCTCGTCATTGATATGGGGCATGCAGCCATCCAGCAACTCCTCGCCGAAGTTGCATTTGATGTAAATGAGGTCGTCTTCTTCCATACGACACTGGTCTGTGACCAGTATTCGATCAATGGCGATCTGCTCATGCTCCCGGAGATGAACACCCTTTCAAAGATACTTGAAATGATGGATAAGCTGCTCGAATCACATCTCACCTGA
- a CDS encoding chemotaxis protein CheW, producing MVESEFEQYRGLFVAESRENHEVIVRNLLILEGGDDSGAIDEIFRAAHTLKGASASMGFETMEHLCHAMEDVFQAIRNDELSVTQELMDLLLSTVDSIEEMIDAIEEGEDGSSVQVDDLVESLSAVTKETVQQETGSPVQMEERGSEGPEPGLLNGYPQWRITITIEEASLMKDVRALIAVGNLEQFGTIYRTDPPLSVLEDEDGEGAFSGVLTVFMESDAGAEALISAASGTEVTDIAIESLEEGAEEADPDMDEAKPGTTGDLPHYHLVISVAEDSAMKGIRACLAMDRLSELGTILSCDPPREAVEDGLFDRVFHLTMASDAKPDLLKEAAMVPEIQSVDVKGLKSPEAGRKEPPPRKTDTDDQAPRKKDDKKSREIKNLRVDIQQLDRMMNLVEDLVINRGRLKQIAEKNQIKEMDEAIGMIDRSVSDLQVLMMDIRMIPLNHIFNRLPRVVRDTAHYDGKDVEFVMEGGDTELDRSVMDGLNDPLLHLIRNAVNHGIEPPEIRVAQGKPAKGLVMLSARRDRDNVIIELKDDGGGINVEKVKAKAIEKGIITPDQADQLTREEATNYLFHAGFSTAEKITDISGRGVGLDVVRGAIESLKGSIRVTSQEGKGSTFELLLPPTMAIVEVMIVRLNSRRIAIPISAIVEVASMRKENIHRIGAQDSILLREEVLPLHMLEDMFGSSEHTEILVVVLVNNQKCCIAVDLVEGQQEVVVKPLSSIIGVIRGISGITILGDGYVVPVLDVNTMV from the coding sequence ATGGTTGAGTCGGAGTTTGAACAATACAGGGGCCTCTTTGTTGCCGAGTCGCGGGAGAACCACGAGGTTATTGTTCGTAATCTTCTCATCCTCGAAGGTGGAGACGATTCCGGTGCAATCGATGAGATCTTTAGGGCTGCACATACCCTGAAGGGTGCTTCTGCATCAATGGGTTTTGAAACAATGGAGCACCTCTGCCATGCAATGGAAGATGTATTCCAGGCGATACGAAATGATGAGCTCTCGGTCACACAGGAGCTGATGGATCTCCTCCTCAGCACCGTTGACTCAATCGAAGAGATGATTGATGCAATCGAGGAGGGGGAAGACGGCTCATCTGTTCAGGTGGATGATCTCGTCGAGTCTCTTTCAGCGGTGACAAAAGAAACAGTACAGCAGGAGACGGGTTCCCCTGTCCAGATGGAGGAGCGTGGTTCAGAAGGACCAGAACCCGGGCTCTTAAACGGTTATCCACAATGGAGAATAACCATCACAATTGAAGAAGCCTCACTGATGAAAGATGTCAGGGCCCTGATCGCTGTTGGGAATCTCGAACAATTCGGGACAATTTACCGGACCGACCCACCGCTCAGTGTGCTTGAAGATGAAGATGGTGAAGGGGCATTTTCCGGGGTATTAACTGTCTTTATGGAGAGCGACGCAGGGGCTGAGGCGCTTATATCAGCGGCTTCCGGGACAGAAGTTACCGATATCGCAATCGAGAGCCTTGAAGAAGGCGCTGAAGAGGCAGATCCGGATATGGATGAAGCAAAACCCGGTACAACCGGGGATCTGCCACACTATCATCTTGTCATCAGTGTTGCTGAAGATTCAGCCATGAAGGGAATCCGTGCCTGCCTTGCCATGGACCGCCTTTCAGAACTGGGGACAATACTCTCCTGTGATCCACCCCGTGAGGCAGTTGAGGACGGGCTCTTCGACAGAGTCTTCCACCTCACAATGGCATCTGATGCGAAACCTGACCTCCTCAAAGAAGCTGCAATGGTTCCTGAGATCCAGTCTGTCGATGTTAAAGGACTGAAATCTCCTGAAGCAGGCAGAAAAGAGCCTCCGCCGAGGAAAACAGACACAGATGATCAGGCTCCACGAAAAAAGGACGATAAAAAAAGCAGGGAGATTAAAAATCTCAGGGTTGATATCCAGCAGCTTGACCGGATGATGAACCTGGTTGAGGATCTTGTCATCAACCGGGGCCGCCTCAAGCAGATCGCTGAGAAGAACCAGATCAAAGAGATGGATGAGGCAATTGGAATGATCGACCGATCTGTATCTGATCTCCAGGTTCTGATGATGGATATCAGGATGATCCCGTTGAATCACATCTTCAACAGGCTCCCAAGAGTGGTTCGTGATACTGCCCATTACGATGGAAAAGACGTGGAATTTGTCATGGAAGGAGGAGATACCGAACTTGACAGAAGTGTCATGGACGGGTTAAATGATCCGCTCCTCCACCTCATCAGAAACGCCGTCAACCATGGCATTGAACCTCCCGAGATCCGGGTTGCACAGGGAAAGCCAGCCAAAGGGCTTGTCATGCTTTCAGCCCGCCGTGACCGTGACAATGTCATTATCGAACTAAAAGATGATGGCGGCGGGATTAATGTAGAGAAGGTCAAGGCCAAAGCAATTGAAAAGGGGATCATCACCCCTGACCAGGCAGACCAGTTAACCAGGGAAGAGGCGACAAACTACCTCTTCCATGCCGGTTTCAGCACGGCTGAAAAGATTACGGATATCAGTGGTCGGGGCGTTGGACTTGATGTTGTCAGGGGTGCTATCGAATCATTAAAAGGATCTATCAGGGTTACCTCACAGGAAGGGAAAGGATCGACATTTGAACTGCTGCTTCCACCAACAATGGCAATTGTTGAGGTGATGATCGTCAGGCTGAACAGCCGGAGAATTGCCATTCCAATCAGTGCTATTGTTGAAGTGGCAAGTATGAGAAAAGAGAACATTCACCGAATCGGAGCACAGGATTCAATCCTTCTCCGGGAAGAGGTGCTGCCACTCCATATGCTTGAGGATATGTTTGGCAGTTCTGAGCATACCGAGATTCTGGTTGTCGTTTTGGTTAACAACCAGAAATGCTGCATTGCAGTTGATCTTGTCGAAGGTCAGCAGGAGGTGGTGGTCAAGCCCCTCAGCTCTATTATCGGTGTAATCAGGGGAATCTCCGGAATCACCATCCTCGGCGATGGGTATGTGGTACCGGTACTTGATGTAAATACAATGGTGTAA
- the cheB gene encoding chemotaxis-specific protein-glutamate methyltransferase CheB yields MITVLIVDDSVFMRTILKDIIGRDPEIEVLGTAVDGIDALAKIERLEPDVVTLDIEMPRMNGIEVLQKIQRSTFSKMPRIIMVSSLTSDGAEMTLKAIRLGASDFLLKPTDIRKVRAIEQEITSKIKHLVALQKTAPRVRATRPAPEVTPKERVGAETVVLIGSSAGGPQMLDSLLSMLPPDLGAGVVITQHMPVGFTAALAERFNRLCPMPVKETENGDRIDSNRVLLSKAGYHTIITNAQTTPGRVIGKVVHSSGQPLHGVKPAVDKTFVSASQIFGKRIVSVILSGMGSDGGVGMKAIRDAGGQTYVVLESECLVYGMARSALDHDAVMEVVPMRKMADEITRAVRKIGG; encoded by the coding sequence ATGATCACCGTCCTCATCGTGGATGACTCCGTCTTTATGCGGACCATTCTGAAGGATATCATCGGACGCGATCCCGAAATCGAGGTGCTTGGGACAGCCGTGGACGGCATAGATGCACTCGCAAAGATCGAGCGGCTTGAACCTGATGTTGTCACGCTTGATATCGAGATGCCAAGAATGAATGGTATTGAGGTCCTCCAGAAAATCCAGAGGTCAACCTTCTCAAAAATGCCACGGATCATCATGGTCAGCTCCCTCACCTCAGATGGAGCCGAGATGACATTAAAGGCGATCCGGCTTGGGGCATCTGATTTTCTCCTGAAACCAACTGATATCCGAAAGGTTCGTGCAATTGAACAGGAGATTACAAGCAAGATTAAACATCTTGTTGCCTTGCAGAAAACTGCACCAAGGGTTCGGGCAACAAGACCCGCCCCCGAAGTCACTCCAAAAGAGAGAGTCGGTGCAGAGACCGTTGTGCTGATCGGATCCTCAGCTGGCGGACCCCAGATGCTTGATTCACTCCTCTCAATGCTCCCACCCGATCTGGGAGCAGGTGTCGTCATCACCCAGCATATGCCGGTTGGCTTCACCGCCGCACTGGCAGAACGTTTCAACCGGTTATGCCCAATGCCTGTCAAAGAAACAGAAAACGGAGACCGGATAGATTCAAATCGTGTTCTCCTCTCAAAAGCCGGATACCATACCATAATTACAAATGCCCAGACAACACCCGGAAGGGTTATCGGTAAAGTGGTGCATTCAAGCGGCCAGCCACTTCATGGAGTCAAACCAGCAGTGGATAAAACCTTTGTGTCTGCTTCGCAGATCTTTGGTAAACGGATTGTCTCGGTAATCCTTTCAGGCATGGGAAGTGACGGTGGTGTCGGTATGAAGGCGATCAGGGATGCAGGAGGGCAGACATATGTTGTTTTGGAGAGTGAGTGCCTGGTCTATGGCATGGCCCGATCCGCCCTTGACCATGATGCTGTTATGGAGGTAGTACCGATGAGGAAGATGGCAGATGAGATCACGCGGGCAGTCAGGAAGATAGGGGGATAG
- a CDS encoding response regulator has product MGRILIVDDTMFMRTLLKNILFSGGHEIVGEAGDGTEAVQKYQELKPDLVTMDVVMPKMNGIEALKEIKKLDPGAKVVMCTAVGQEQMVKLAIKSGARGYVVKPFQAPKVLDEVKNVLSS; this is encoded by the coding sequence ATGGGTAGAATCCTGATTGTTGACGATACCATGTTTATGAGAACGCTTCTCAAAAACATTCTCTTCTCCGGTGGTCATGAGATCGTGGGCGAGGCTGGAGATGGTACAGAGGCTGTACAAAAATACCAGGAGCTGAAACCGGATCTTGTTACAATGGATGTTGTAATGCCCAAGATGAACGGAATCGAGGCGCTCAAGGAGATTAAAAAGCTTGATCCAGGTGCAAAGGTTGTCATGTGCACTGCTGTTGGCCAGGAACAGATGGTGAAGCTTGCTATAAAAAGCGGGGCGCGGGGCTATGTTGTGAAGCCATTCCAGGCCCCCAAAGTGCTCGATGAAGTCAAAAATGTCCTTAGTTCGTGA